Proteins found in one Pelobacter seleniigenes DSM 18267 genomic segment:
- the fusA gene encoding elongation factor G, producing MGKYDTSKLRNLGIVAHNSAGKTSLVEAILFNTGMNDKLGKVDNGTSSMDFEEEEIKRKSTLSASLNHCVWNDYSLHIVDTPGVSNFLHDTRRCLRVLGGAVVIVSAISGTKAQTKQIWSWCDEFEVPRIAFVNKMDRERADFLKAVDDMEKSLGARAVVVTMPIGAEESFKGIVDLVKMKARLFQFDEKGTYQESDIPADMLAEAERLREQLLEAVAESDDELMEKYLEGETLSDDEILQGLREGTLTGVFTPVFCGSATANIGIRQLLDYIVICLPSPIDKGTQVGVKPGTEEPVERQPSEDEPFSAMVFKTINDPYAGKLTLLRVYSGTLAPDTVVFNPNKDEKERISNIFQLEGKKQVAINLAAAGDIIAVPKLKVTATGDTLCDLKQQVMYEPLIPLKPIISFALEGKAKGDEDKIYTGLQRLMEEDPTLTVTRDEETKEMVLSGMGQIHLEVAVERLKRKYGADVILKEPKVPYRETIKASAQVQGKYKKQSGGRGQYGDVWIEVKPLPRGSGYEFVDKVVGGVVPRNYIPAVDKGIQEAMKFGPLTKNQVVDVQVALYDGSHHSVDSSEMAFKVAGSMAFKKAMELCKPVLLEPIMTMEITVPDDCMGDVIGDLNSRRGKVVGVEPQANSQVIRAEVPMAEVLRYAPELRSMTSDRGMFTMEFSKYEEVPTHQTARILEDLAQPA from the coding sequence ATGGGTAAGTACGACACATCAAAATTGAGAAATCTTGGCATTGTCGCGCACAATAGTGCCGGCAAGACTTCCCTGGTTGAAGCAATTCTGTTCAACACCGGCATGAATGATAAGCTGGGCAAGGTTGATAACGGAACGTCTTCAATGGATTTTGAAGAAGAAGAGATCAAGCGCAAGTCAACTCTCAGTGCCAGTTTGAATCACTGTGTCTGGAACGATTACAGCCTGCATATTGTCGATACTCCCGGCGTCAGCAATTTTCTGCATGATACCCGCCGCTGCCTGAGGGTGCTGGGCGGGGCCGTGGTGATTGTGTCCGCGATTTCCGGGACCAAGGCCCAGACCAAGCAAATCTGGTCGTGGTGCGACGAGTTCGAGGTCCCCAGAATTGCTTTTGTCAACAAGATGGATCGTGAGCGTGCCGATTTCCTCAAAGCTGTTGACGACATGGAAAAGTCACTTGGGGCCAGGGCCGTGGTGGTGACCATGCCGATCGGCGCCGAAGAGAGCTTCAAGGGGATCGTCGACCTGGTCAAAATGAAAGCGCGACTGTTCCAGTTCGATGAGAAGGGGACCTATCAGGAGAGCGACATCCCGGCGGATATGCTGGCCGAAGCCGAACGACTGCGTGAACAATTACTGGAAGCTGTCGCCGAATCCGACGATGAGCTGATGGAAAAATACCTGGAAGGGGAAACCCTCTCAGATGATGAGATCCTGCAAGGCCTGCGCGAAGGCACCCTGACCGGGGTGTTTACTCCGGTGTTCTGTGGCAGCGCGACCGCCAATATCGGCATCCGGCAGTTGCTCGATTATATCGTGATTTGTCTGCCCTCGCCGATCGACAAGGGGACCCAGGTCGGAGTCAAACCCGGCACTGAGGAGCCGGTTGAGCGGCAGCCCAGTGAAGATGAGCCGTTCTCGGCCATGGTCTTCAAAACCATCAATGATCCCTATGCCGGTAAGTTGACCCTGCTGCGCGTCTATTCCGGGACTCTTGCCCCGGATACGGTGGTATTCAACCCCAACAAGGATGAGAAAGAGCGGATCAGCAATATTTTCCAACTGGAGGGGAAAAAACAGGTCGCCATCAACCTGGCCGCAGCCGGAGACATTATTGCGGTGCCGAAATTAAAGGTCACCGCTACCGGTGATACCTTGTGCGATCTGAAGCAGCAGGTGATGTATGAACCGCTGATTCCTTTGAAACCGATCATTTCCTTCGCCCTGGAAGGCAAGGCGAAAGGGGATGAGGATAAAATCTATACCGGGTTGCAGCGTCTGATGGAGGAAGATCCTACCCTGACGGTGACCCGCGACGAAGAAACCAAGGAAATGGTTTTATCCGGGATGGGGCAGATTCACCTTGAGGTAGCGGTTGAACGGTTGAAGCGGAAGTATGGGGCGGACGTGATTTTGAAGGAGCCCAAAGTTCCTTATCGCGAGACCATCAAAGCTTCGGCACAAGTCCAGGGCAAGTATAAAAAACAGTCCGGGGGACGCGGCCAGTATGGCGATGTCTGGATCGAGGTTAAACCGTTGCCCCGTGGCTCGGGTTACGAGTTTGTTGACAAGGTTGTCGGTGGTGTTGTGCCGAGAAACTATATTCCGGCGGTCGATAAAGGAATTCAGGAAGCGATGAAATTCGGGCCGTTGACCAAAAACCAGGTGGTCGATGTCCAGGTTGCCCTGTACGATGGTTCTCATCACTCCGTCGACTCATCGGAGATGGCTTTCAAAGTCGCCGGGTCCATGGCTTTCAAAAAAGCTATGGAACTGTGCAAACCGGTTCTGCTTGAACCGATCATGACCATGGAAATTACCGTGCCTGATGATTGCATGGGGGATGTCATCGGTGATCTTAACTCGCGCCGGGGAAAGGTTGTCGGCGTCGAACCGCAGGCCAACAGCCAGGTTATCCGGGCGGAAGTGCCCATGGCCGAGGTGCTGCGCTATGCCCCTGAACTCAGATCCATGACCTCGGACCGGGGGATGTTTACCATGGAGTTCAGTAAATATGAGGAGGTGCCGACGCACCAGACAGCCAGGATTCTGGAGGATCTGGCGCAACCCGCCTGA
- a CDS encoding type III pantothenate kinase, whose product MLLVIDVGNSNTVLGIYQGQDLKQNWRVGTDKYRTVDEYAMLINDLFQLAGLRFDDLDDVIVSTVVPPMLNTVEGLCQRYFHLSPYVVGPGMKTGMPIQYDNPREVGADRIVNAVAAYEKNKCPLIVVDFGTATTFDVISPTGTYMGGAIAPGIGISAEALFERASKLPRVEFTRPTQIIAKNTVNSMQAGIFFGYVGLVEGIVSRMKAELKQTPKIIATGGLAAPIAAATSCIDQVEPFLTLEGLRILYERNQD is encoded by the coding sequence ATGCTGCTGGTCATTGACGTCGGCAACAGCAATACGGTGCTGGGAATTTACCAAGGGCAGGATCTGAAACAAAACTGGCGGGTTGGTACCGACAAGTACCGGACCGTTGATGAGTACGCCATGCTCATCAACGATTTGTTTCAATTGGCCGGACTGCGTTTCGACGACCTCGACGACGTGATCGTTTCAACTGTTGTCCCGCCGATGTTGAATACGGTTGAAGGACTGTGCCAGCGCTATTTTCACCTTTCGCCTTACGTGGTCGGCCCGGGCATGAAGACCGGTATGCCGATTCAGTATGACAACCCGCGGGAAGTCGGTGCTGATCGCATTGTCAATGCGGTTGCGGCTTATGAAAAGAACAAGTGTCCGTTGATCGTAGTGGATTTCGGCACCGCAACCACCTTCGACGTGATTTCCCCTACCGGTACCTATATGGGCGGCGCAATTGCCCCCGGGATAGGGATTTCGGCGGAAGCTTTGTTCGAAAGGGCCAGTAAATTGCCACGGGTGGAATTTACCCGGCCGACGCAGATCATTGCCAAGAATACCGTCAACAGTATGCAGGCCGGGATCTTCTTCGGCTATGTCGGGCTGGTCGAAGGGATTGTCAGCCGGATGAAAGCAGAGCTGAAGCAGACTCCTAAAATCATCGCTACCGGCGGCCTTGCCGCTCCGATTGCTGCGGCAACCTCCTGTATTGATCAGGTGGAGCCGTTTTTAACCCTGGAAGGATTACGCATCCTCTACGAAAGGAATCAAGACTGA
- a CDS encoding biotin--[acetyl-CoA-carboxylase] ligase: MTSRDRILNFFRQHPGQFVSGQDISDQLNISRAAVWKQVKSLREIGFHIESKHSAGYRLVDTPDLLLAADLKQNLDIRLIGRSILTFKEIDSTNTRARQLGHDGAEEGTVVIADRQLSGRGRMGRSWVSPAGVNLYCSILLRPQIPVQQAPQLTFLSAVSVAETLHEFCGLSAGVKWPNDVLVNGFKIAGLLNEMDAETELIRFVVLGMGINLNISAEQLPERQLYPATSVALLTGQPVDRLGFARALLQRLDGYYQEFLEQGFAPIRKRWEALCGILNQRVRVEQGTMTLEGTVVGLDSDGALRVQSEDGNIQRILTGDIRPL; encoded by the coding sequence TTGACCTCCCGCGATCGAATTCTGAATTTTTTTCGCCAACACCCCGGGCAATTCGTCTCGGGGCAGGATATCAGTGACCAGCTGAACATCTCCCGGGCTGCCGTCTGGAAACAGGTTAAATCCTTGCGGGAGATCGGGTTTCACATCGAATCCAAGCACTCGGCCGGCTATCGCCTGGTCGACACCCCCGATCTTCTGCTTGCTGCAGATCTTAAGCAGAATCTGGATATCCGTCTGATCGGTCGTTCCATCCTGACCTTTAAAGAGATCGATTCAACCAATACCCGTGCCCGCCAGCTTGGTCATGACGGCGCCGAAGAAGGGACCGTGGTCATTGCCGATCGGCAACTGTCAGGGCGTGGCCGGATGGGGCGCAGCTGGGTCTCGCCAGCCGGGGTCAACCTCTACTGCTCCATTCTTTTGCGTCCGCAGATTCCTGTTCAACAGGCTCCCCAACTGACTTTTCTGTCGGCGGTCAGCGTTGCCGAAACCCTGCACGAGTTTTGCGGTTTGTCTGCCGGGGTCAAATGGCCCAATGATGTTCTGGTCAACGGTTTTAAAATCGCCGGACTGCTCAACGAGATGGATGCCGAAACCGAATTGATCCGTTTTGTGGTTCTGGGAATGGGGATCAACCTGAATATTTCCGCAGAGCAGTTGCCCGAACGGCAGCTTTATCCGGCCACCTCGGTTGCCTTACTGACCGGCCAGCCCGTTGATCGACTGGGCTTTGCCCGCGCGTTGCTGCAACGCCTGGATGGCTATTATCAGGAATTCCTGGAGCAGGGGTTCGCTCCGATTCGGAAACGCTGGGAAGCCCTGTGCGGAATTCTTAATCAGCGGGTCCGGGTTGAGCAGGGAACCATGACGCTGGAAGGGACCGTGGTTGGTCTCGACAGCGACGGGGCGTTGCGGGTCCAGAGCGAGGACGGCAACATTCAACGTATACTTACCGGCGATATCAGGCCGCTTTGA
- the nadC gene encoding carboxylating nicotinate-nucleotide diphosphorylase — MQFEVERIVRTSLKEDIGLGDITTSVTIAPETTARAELVAKEDFILAGLEVAAEVFRMLDADVSFEPLRGDGSPVKKGEVIAWLKGRAAILLQGERVALNLLQRMSGIATVTAAYVAEVAGTKAVIVDTRKTVPGLRALDKYAVRMGGGRNHRIGLFDGVLIKENHIAAAGGIGVAVERARQQLPHTLKIEVETPSLAAVEEALAARADIIMLDNMSCAEMRQAVELIAGRALVEASGGVNLDTVKEIAATGVDIISVGALTHSVKAADISMLFE; from the coding sequence ATGCAGTTTGAAGTTGAGCGTATCGTGCGCACTTCCCTCAAGGAAGATATCGGTCTTGGTGATATCACCACTTCTGTCACGATTGCGCCTGAGACAACCGCGCGCGCCGAACTGGTGGCCAAAGAGGATTTTATTCTTGCCGGCCTTGAGGTCGCTGCCGAGGTCTTCAGAATGCTCGATGCGGATGTCTCCTTCGAGCCGTTGCGCGGTGATGGGAGTCCGGTTAAAAAGGGGGAGGTTATCGCCTGGCTGAAAGGGCGGGCGGCGATTCTGCTGCAAGGAGAGCGGGTCGCTCTGAATCTGCTCCAGCGCATGAGCGGGATCGCCACGGTAACGGCGGCCTATGTCGCTGAAGTCGCCGGTACCAAAGCCGTGATTGTCGATACCCGCAAAACCGTTCCTGGACTGCGAGCTCTGGATAAATACGCCGTACGGATGGGGGGCGGCCGCAATCACCGGATCGGTTTGTTTGACGGTGTCCTGATCAAGGAAAATCATATTGCCGCCGCCGGCGGCATTGGCGTAGCCGTTGAACGGGCCAGGCAGCAGTTGCCCCATACTCTGAAGATCGAAGTTGAGACCCCTTCGCTGGCTGCGGTGGAAGAGGCTCTGGCTGCGCGTGCCGATATTATTATGCTGGACAATATGTCCTGCGCGGAAATGCGGCAGGCTGTTGAATTGATTGCCGGACGGGCCCTGGTCGAAGCATCCGGCGGGGTCAATCTGGATACGGTCAAGGAGATTGCGGCCACCGGGGTTGATATCATTTCTGTCGGCGCGTTGACCCATTCGGTCAAAGCTGCCGATATTTCCATGCTGTTTGAGTGA
- a CDS encoding OmpA/MotB family protein, with protein sequence MKRVYLISLLGLILLLTGCVSKNTYQQKVNEADLLTQDVGDLKAANQTLRDEKTQLQDDLSALNARLVDVLKQNSKLQRDLLAAGAAQERQEDNLTQRQQKIEAMRQQLDDMQQTNDSLLATIQDLNRALEKEKIAREARLAKVKNTYDQLVGALEQEIKRGELTISNLEGQLSVNLLNQILFDSGETSIKPEGKKVLKSLGDVLNKFPDKALQIEGHTDNVQISSRLKEKYPTNWELSTARATSVVHFLQDVVGLPGDRLVASGYSQYRPVADNETPEGRAQNRRIQILLVPYKEKPAGSE encoded by the coding sequence GTGAAAAGAGTTTATCTTATCAGTCTGCTCGGCCTCATCCTGCTCCTGACAGGCTGCGTCAGTAAAAATACCTATCAGCAAAAAGTCAACGAGGCCGACCTGCTGACTCAGGATGTTGGCGATCTGAAGGCCGCCAACCAGACATTGCGCGACGAGAAAACGCAGCTGCAGGACGATCTTTCCGCTCTTAATGCCCGCTTGGTCGATGTTCTCAAACAGAACTCCAAGCTGCAACGCGATTTACTTGCAGCAGGCGCTGCCCAGGAACGACAGGAAGACAACCTGACCCAACGCCAACAAAAAATCGAGGCGATGCGTCAGCAGCTGGATGACATGCAGCAGACCAATGACAGCCTGCTGGCAACTATTCAGGATCTGAACCGCGCCCTGGAAAAAGAGAAAATCGCCCGTGAAGCGCGTCTGGCAAAGGTGAAAAACACTTACGACCAGTTGGTTGGAGCCCTGGAGCAGGAAATCAAACGTGGCGAATTGACCATCTCCAACCTGGAAGGACAGCTTTCCGTCAATCTGCTGAATCAGATTCTTTTCGATTCCGGTGAAACCTCCATTAAGCCTGAAGGAAAAAAGGTTCTTAAAAGTCTGGGGGATGTCCTGAACAAATTTCCGGATAAAGCGCTGCAGATCGAAGGTCATACCGACAATGTCCAGATAAGCAGCAGACTTAAGGAAAAGTATCCGACCAACTGGGAACTGTCGACCGCCCGTGCCACAAGTGTCGTACATTTTCTGCAGGACGTGGTCGGCCTGCCCGGAGATCGCCTGGTTGCATCGGGCTACAGCCAGTATCGACCGGTCGCCGATAACGAAACCCCGGAGGGACGGGCTCAGAATCGGCGGATTCAGATTCTGCTGGTTCCCTATAAAGAGAAACCGGCCGGCAGCGAATAA
- a CDS encoding mechanosensitive ion channel family protein has translation MDISAEQVQEQISALLLGNHLTDWLIALGVLAAGIILTLIIKWVVITRLDSFAQKTSIFLDDAFVCALRKTHLWILFFPLLLFASGWLELPKGATHTLKALATVAFFLQAGIWLTAIANELTQHSRRRALEKNAAAATSLSAVSFLSKLVIWSVIMLLTLDNLGIDVTALVAGLGVGGVAVALATQNILGDLFASLSIIVDKPFEIGDFIIVNDYLGSVENIGLKTTRIRSLGGEQIIFSNSDLLSSRVRNYKRMQERRVVFSFGVIYQTTADQLEEIPGMIRAIIENLEATRFDRAHFAKFGDSSLDFEVVYYLNSSDYNIYMNTQQAINLALVRQFAEKGIVFAYPTRSLFVEAPIPVQVTQPEAKTDS, from the coding sequence ATGGATATTTCTGCAGAACAGGTTCAAGAACAGATCAGCGCCCTGTTGCTGGGAAACCACCTGACCGACTGGCTTATCGCCCTGGGGGTTCTGGCGGCAGGAATTATTTTGACCCTGATCATTAAATGGGTAGTCATTACCCGGCTGGACTCTTTTGCACAAAAAACCAGCATCTTTTTGGATGATGCGTTTGTCTGCGCGTTGCGTAAAACCCACCTTTGGATCCTGTTTTTTCCGCTACTCCTGTTCGCCTCCGGCTGGTTGGAGTTGCCGAAAGGGGCGACGCACACTCTGAAAGCCCTGGCTACGGTTGCCTTCTTTTTACAAGCCGGGATCTGGCTGACGGCAATCGCCAACGAATTGACCCAGCATTCCCGCCGTCGAGCACTGGAAAAAAATGCGGCCGCAGCGACCAGCCTGTCGGCGGTTTCCTTTCTCAGCAAATTGGTGATCTGGTCGGTGATTATGCTGCTGACCCTTGACAACCTGGGGATTGATGTCACTGCGCTGGTCGCAGGCCTCGGTGTGGGCGGTGTTGCTGTCGCCCTGGCAACCCAGAACATCCTGGGCGACCTGTTTGCCAGCCTGTCGATCATCGTCGACAAACCATTTGAAATCGGTGATTTCATTATCGTTAACGACTATCTTGGCTCGGTTGAAAATATCGGCCTGAAAACCACACGAATTCGCAGTTTGGGAGGGGAACAGATCATTTTCTCGAACAGTGACCTGCTCAGTTCAAGGGTGCGCAATTACAAACGGATGCAGGAACGGCGGGTCGTTTTTTCTTTCGGGGTGATTTATCAGACCACAGCAGACCAGTTGGAAGAGATACCCGGTATGATCCGGGCAATTATCGAAAACCTGGAGGCAACGCGTTTTGATCGTGCTCATTTTGCCAAATTCGGTGATTCGTCCCTCGATTTCGAGGTTGTTTACTACCTGAATTCCAGCGACTACAACATCTACATGAATACCCAACAGGCGATCAACCTGGCCCTGGTCCGCCAGTTTGCGGAAAAAGGCATCGTTTTTGCCTATCCGACCAGATCCCTTTTTGTCGAGGCCCCGATTCCTGTCCAGGTCACGCAACCGGAAGCAAAAACAGACAGCTGA
- a CDS encoding diguanylate cyclase, translated as MVEPTLRDIIDIDDLRGMMCFFHEAVGLSVGILDADNHWLISLGWQDICTEFHRGRQETRSKCLLCEARIQEYLTDKEYLSYPCPNGLMETAIPILLNAQPIGYFFLGQFLHEQPDVDFFRRQAIANGFNVASYLAAVDRVPVVSRQRIDDLMRFFIRFFGLLTRIGAENQQRRLAELETQEAKEQLEVRVHERTRELNDALLEVGDLAAQLSETLQQVEHLAVTDILTDTYNRRKFDEAIRYEQQRTREGHQPFSLIMYDIDYFKKVNDRFGHSCGDLVLKRLCRLIRGLVRQGDLLIRWGGEEFFILLPGTLLNEAGQLAERIRQEVAAEVFPQAGSITISLGVAQLRDGDSIDSLLKRVDDALYQAKQNGRNQVFLGSELLATGTC; from the coding sequence ATGGTGGAACCGACGCTGCGGGATATTATCGATATTGATGATCTCCGGGGAATGATGTGCTTTTTCCACGAAGCTGTCGGGCTGTCGGTCGGAATCCTGGATGCTGATAATCATTGGTTGATTTCCCTGGGCTGGCAGGACATTTGTACTGAGTTTCATCGCGGTCGCCAGGAAACCAGAAGCAAGTGCCTGCTTTGTGAAGCAAGAATCCAGGAGTACCTGACCGATAAAGAGTATTTAAGCTACCCCTGTCCCAATGGTCTTATGGAAACCGCAATTCCGATTCTGCTTAATGCGCAGCCCATCGGTTATTTTTTCCTTGGTCAGTTTCTCCATGAACAGCCGGATGTGGATTTTTTCCGTCGCCAGGCAATTGCCAACGGGTTCAATGTCGCCAGCTATCTGGCTGCAGTGGACCGGGTTCCAGTGGTTTCCCGGCAACGGATCGATGACCTCATGCGGTTTTTTATCCGTTTCTTTGGGCTATTGACCCGGATTGGAGCTGAAAATCAACAACGCCGGCTGGCCGAGTTGGAAACTCAGGAAGCAAAAGAGCAGTTGGAGGTCAGGGTCCACGAACGGACCCGCGAGTTGAACGATGCTTTGCTGGAAGTTGGCGATCTGGCTGCACAATTGAGTGAGACTCTCCAGCAGGTTGAGCATCTGGCCGTGACCGACATTCTGACCGATACCTACAACCGGCGCAAATTCGACGAGGCGATCCGTTACGAGCAGCAGCGCACCCGGGAAGGACATCAACCGTTCTCTTTGATCATGTACGATATCGATTATTTCAAGAAGGTCAATGACCGCTTCGGCCACAGTTGCGGAGACTTGGTCTTGAAGCGACTATGTCGTCTGATTCGAGGCCTGGTTCGTCAGGGCGATCTGCTGATTCGCTGGGGAGGGGAGGAGTTTTTCATCCTTTTACCGGGCACCCTGCTGAACGAAGCTGGACAATTGGCTGAACGTATCCGCCAGGAAGTGGCTGCGGAAGTCTTTCCGCAGGCGGGCAGCATCACCATCAGTCTCGGGGTGGCGCAATTGCGTGACGGGGACAGTATCGATTCGCTGTTGAAGAGGGTTGACGATGCCCTGTATCAGGCCAAGCAGAACGGCCGCAATCAGGTCTTTCTGGGCTCAGAGCTGCTGGCAACCGGGACCTGTTGA
- a CDS encoding glutathione S-transferase N-terminal domain-containing protein, whose protein sequence is MIDLYYWTTPNGHKITIFLEETGLPYNIIPIDIRKGQQFTDEFLKISPNNKIPAIVDHAPLNEKKPLSVFESGAILLYLAEKTGQFMPTEVRAKTEVLQWLMWQMGGLGPMLGQNHHFSQYAPQPIPYAIERYQKETDRLYGVLDEQLAKHDYVAGDYSIADMAIYPWIVPHEKQGQNLADSPNLQRWFLNIQQRPAVQRAYAKAEQTNTEATVDEASKAVLFGQARREKGSKS, encoded by the coding sequence ATGATTGACTTATACTATTGGACCACTCCGAACGGTCACAAAATTACTATTTTCCTAGAGGAAACAGGTCTGCCTTACAACATCATTCCCATTGACATCAGAAAAGGCCAACAATTTACTGATGAGTTCCTGAAAATCAGTCCGAACAACAAAATCCCGGCTATTGTCGACCATGCTCCGCTCAATGAAAAAAAACCGCTGTCAGTTTTCGAATCCGGCGCCATATTGCTATACCTGGCGGAAAAGACAGGACAATTCATGCCCACAGAGGTTCGCGCAAAAACCGAAGTTCTGCAATGGCTGATGTGGCAGATGGGAGGACTGGGACCGATGCTGGGGCAGAATCATCATTTCAGCCAATACGCTCCACAGCCGATTCCTTACGCCATTGAACGCTATCAAAAAGAAACGGACCGACTCTATGGGGTTCTGGACGAGCAGCTGGCAAAACATGACTATGTCGCCGGAGACTATTCCATTGCCGATATGGCCATTTACCCCTGGATTGTGCCACATGAGAAACAGGGGCAGAACCTTGCCGATTCACCGAACCTGCAACGTTGGTTCCTCAACATCCAGCAGCGGCCGGCAGTCCAGCGCGCTTATGCAAAAGCGGAACAGACCAATACCGAAGCAACCGTCGACGAGGCCAGCAAAGCCGTCCTGTTCGGCCAGGCCCGCCGCGAGAAAGGATCAAAGTCATGA
- a CDS encoding SGNH/GDSL hydrolase family protein — protein sequence MKQILVYGDSLSWGIIPGTRQRLTFEKRWPGVLETALNKGGNKVRVIENCLNGRRTVWDDPFKAGRNGLQGLPQLLEVHSPLDLVILMLGTNDFQAVHNNFATQATQGIAAVIQAIRTAPIEPGMPVPPILLVAPPPILRPTGPMQDKFIDAEKKCLGLADKFAALSRELSCFFFDSGTVIVTSSVDGVHIDAGGHLALGQALVPEVEAILVR from the coding sequence ATGAAACAGATCCTGGTTTATGGAGATTCGCTGAGCTGGGGAATCATTCCCGGAACCAGACAAAGGCTCACCTTCGAAAAACGCTGGCCCGGGGTGCTGGAAACAGCCTTGAACAAGGGAGGGAACAAGGTCAGGGTTATTGAAAATTGTCTGAACGGTAGACGTACGGTCTGGGACGACCCCTTTAAAGCGGGCCGCAATGGGCTGCAGGGGCTGCCACAACTATTAGAAGTCCATTCACCCCTGGATCTGGTTATTCTTATGCTCGGGACCAACGATTTTCAGGCGGTACACAACAATTTCGCTACCCAGGCGACCCAGGGAATAGCTGCGGTCATCCAGGCCATCCGTACCGCACCGATCGAGCCGGGGATGCCGGTTCCGCCGATCCTTCTGGTTGCCCCGCCGCCGATCCTTCGCCCAACTGGGCCGATGCAGGATAAATTCATTGATGCCGAGAAAAAATGCCTCGGCCTGGCGGATAAATTCGCTGCGTTAAGTCGCGAACTAAGCTGCTTTTTCTTTGACTCCGGAACCGTCATCGTCACCAGCAGTGTTGATGGGGTTCATATCGATGCGGGAGGACATTTGGCCCTGGGACAGGCCCTGGTGCCGGAGGTCGAAGCGATCCTGGTGCGCTGA